In a genomic window of Schistocerca gregaria isolate iqSchGreg1 chromosome 5, iqSchGreg1.2, whole genome shotgun sequence:
- the LOC126272917 gene encoding probable chitinase 10 translates to MQKAITMRGVLLTLSFVLTSLFVVSHAAPLESDDVVLILISKCTEAGEPFRVPGNCTSFLQCIGKGVAALSHCPAGLEFDAEHKVCDYPMFAGCSSSK, encoded by the exons ATGCAGAAAGCAATCACCATGAGGG GTGTTCTCCTGACTTTGAGCTTCGTGCTGACTTCACTGTTTGTTGTTAGCCATGCAGCGCCCCTTGAAAGTGACGATGTG GTGCTGATACTTATTTCGAAGTGCACCGAGGCGGGAGAGCCGTTCCGCGTGCCTGGAAACTGCACCAGCTTCCTGCAGTGCATAGGTAAGGGGGTGGCGGCGCTCAGCCACTGTCCCGCCGGCCTAGAGTTCGACGCGGAGCACAAAGTGTGCGACTACCCGATGTTCGCCGGCTGCTCTTCCTCCAAGTGA
- the LOC126273064 gene encoding chondroitin proteoglycan-2-like, with protein MYLSVREGTLSHLHRTTADDMGGLVILVTALLAAVASFADAATLHTREAVKPGLVSCAHATGPIPNPQDCGSFLQCEPSGRIVTRQCPAGLEFNAWRRVCDYPERARCSTGGWRPPPPPPPPPAQDEQTPVEDDSPAVEEPVTPPADAPECPAVENPEEAVQLPNPKDCGSFYKCDAAGVAWLNACPAGLEYNARLRVCDYPESAGCSRPGPVEEPAEEPAEEAEEDNAEDEAGEIQQPANPPADAPQCPAVENPEEAVQLPNPKDCGSFYKCDAAGVAWLNACPAGLEYNARLRVCDYPESAGCSRPGPVEQPAEEPAEEENAEDEAGEADQAASPPADAPKCPAIANPKEAIQLVNPSDCGSFYKCDENGVAWLIPCPAGLHYNAKLRVCDYAANAGCSSA; from the exons ATGTATTTAAGCGTACGCGAAGGGACACTGAGCCACCTTCATCGAACGACAGCTGACGACATGGGAG GTCTCGTGATACTTGTGACGGCTCTGCTGGCGGCAGTCGCGTCTTTCGCAGATGCAGCGACTCTACACACGAGAGAAGCG GTGAAACCTGGACTCGTCTCATGCGCGCACGCAACCGGCCCGATCCCAAATCCACAAGACTGTGGCAGCTTCCTGCAGTGTGAACCATCAGGCAGGATAGTGACCCGGCAGTGCCCAGCGGGTCTGGAGTTCAATGCATGGCGGCGTGTGTGCGACTACCCCGAGAGGGCTCGCTGCTCCACCGGCGGCTGgcgtccaccaccaccaccaccaccaccaccagcacaggATGAGCAGACTCCCGTGGAAGATGACAGTCCCGCAGTAGAGGAACCAGTTACTCCTCCAGCCGACGCCCCTGAGTGTCCAGCCGTGGAGAATCCCGAAGAAGCTGTTCAGCTCCCCAACCCGAAGGACTGCGGCAGCTTCTACAAGTGTGACGCGGCTGGAGTGGCCTGGCTAAATGCCTGCCCTGCTGGTCTTGAGTACAACGCGAGGCTCAGAGTTTGTGACTACCCAGAGAGTGCTGGTTGCTCTCGGCCGGGTCCCGTTGAAGAGCCTGCCGAAGAACCGGCTGAGGAAGCAGAAGAAGACAATGCTGAAGACGAAGCCGGTGAAATTCAGCAACCAGCGAATCCTCCGGCCGATGCCCCACAGTGTCCAGCCGTTGAGAATCCCGAAGAAGCTGTTCAGTTACCCAATCCGAAGGACTGCGGCAGCTTCTACAAGTGTGACGCGGCTGGGGTGGCCTGGCTAAATGCCTGCCCTGCTGGTCTTGAGTATAACGCGAGGCTCAGAGTTTGCGACTACCCAGAAAGTGCTGGTTGCTCTCGGCCGGGTCCCGTTGAACAGCCTGCCGAAGAACCGGCAGAAGAAGAAAACGCTGAAGACGAAGCCGGTGAAGCTGATCAAGCAGCGAGTCCTCCAGCCGATGCCCCGAAGTGTCCAGCTATCGCGAATCCCAAGGAAGCTATCCAGCTTGTCAACCCTAGCGACTGCGGCAGCTTCTACAAGTGCGACGAGAACGGAGTGGCCTGGCTGATACCATGTCCTGCTGGTCTTCACTACAACGCAAAGCTGAGGGTGTGCGACTACGCTGCAAATGCCGGCTGCTCGTCAGCGTGA